A region of Sulfurovum sp. DNA encodes the following proteins:
- a CDS encoding efflux RND transporter permease subunit: protein MKGFIKFAIDRPMLNHTLMVFMLLLAVFAYRNIAKEIFPASTLDEISITGGYVGASADVLDKMVVKQIEDKLKSLSEIDTIYTTIQNGLFSIRADIGPNNNKQLVLSSVKDIIANTRHDFPSDMVEPVARIVIHDYPLLLVAISGDVSKKRLLDVADDLKGELALIKELSGIIVRGDANNEVLITFDQEKLDAYELSNQAAYEAISQISSIVPAGKIDETGNHLYLSTINGEKTAKAIGDTLIGINGKHIRLKDIATVKVGLGDPVQISHFNGKPNISLNLQKTKEGNAITLSKEIKKILRRYKKVYPDISFSTYTDTSVWIKNRLNLISSNILFGLILVFLALFLSVNIRIAWVVAIGIPTSFFIALIAANMIGYSLNMLTLLGALIALGMLVDEAIVVAENIYRHLEMGKSPKEAAIDGATEMFPAVLTATLTTVFAFLPLLIMSGKMGMFMQVLPVMISILLLSSLFEAFYFLPLHAKEFFNIGNMNNLNKKKGFWKQFVDGYKALLARLLYTKWKSLFLLVLFIVFATIGIVKVTRFQLFPEFDAQQVYISGKININHNLYETEAYIVRIEKKLLKILNKNDVDSITSVIGFKFNPDSSFETGDNLFQIFVNLHEKTPESFFGKYINPLLSLEYDDSDMIRKRKAQEIAKEIQKEVIDPLKKRIVDGKLLYEEFNVYVQQAGIVSHDIEIGFSADSSKKMLDALHTVEQNLSSMDGVEDVFTNANEGERELKLRVNVYGQQLGFTETYVVNTLRGAFLKKKQAKMFNSEGLMHIKIEDVSKKSSKDIANFRLTTPDKKQAVRLGDICDFYYQKSFVKIFKEDGDKVRSLFAHINKQIATPTEIMMKLSSVLKKVEKNGVKVIIKGEEKENKKLQKEMIQAAMIATFLIFIILVWMFDSLVFPLLILSTIPLSILGALTGTKLMGIHMTLPGVMGIIGLAGVVVNDGLIMLDFIKNSRDYDTLVQKAGMRLRPIILTSVTTVLGLSSLIFFASGQALILQPMAISLGFGVAWGTVLNLFYVPLMYAVIYKVSAKSTMER from the coding sequence ATGAAAGGATTTATTAAGTTTGCTATTGATAGACCTATGCTTAACCATACACTTATGGTCTTTATGCTTCTGTTGGCTGTTTTTGCCTATCGAAATATTGCCAAAGAGATATTTCCCGCCTCTACACTCGATGAGATTTCAATTACTGGAGGTTATGTTGGTGCTAGTGCTGATGTGTTAGATAAAATGGTTGTAAAGCAGATAGAGGATAAACTTAAAAGTCTCTCTGAGATTGATACTATCTATACAACCATTCAAAATGGTCTATTTTCTATTAGGGCTGACATTGGGCCAAACAATAATAAGCAATTGGTACTTTCAAGTGTAAAGGATATTATTGCCAATACAAGACATGATTTTCCTTCTGATATGGTTGAGCCTGTGGCAAGGATTGTGATACACGACTATCCATTATTGCTTGTTGCCATATCTGGCGATGTGTCTAAAAAAAGATTGCTCGATGTGGCAGATGACCTTAAAGGAGAATTGGCACTCATTAAAGAGCTTAGTGGCATTATTGTTCGAGGAGATGCCAATAATGAAGTACTTATTACCTTTGATCAAGAAAAACTTGATGCCTATGAGTTAAGCAATCAAGCTGCTTATGAAGCTATTAGTCAAATTTCATCTATTGTACCGGCTGGGAAAATAGATGAGACAGGAAACCACCTATATCTCTCTACAATTAATGGTGAAAAGACAGCAAAAGCAATTGGAGATACACTTATTGGTATTAATGGGAAACATATTAGATTAAAAGATATTGCCACCGTAAAGGTAGGACTGGGTGACCCTGTACAAATTTCTCATTTTAATGGAAAGCCAAATATCTCTTTGAATCTCCAAAAAACCAAAGAGGGAAATGCAATTACTTTGAGTAAAGAGATAAAAAAGATACTTAGACGATATAAAAAAGTATACCCAGACATCTCTTTTTCTACCTACACTGACACCTCGGTATGGATTAAGAATCGTCTCAATCTTATCTCCTCTAATATTCTTTTTGGACTTATTTTAGTCTTCTTGGCACTTTTTCTTTCAGTTAATATTCGTATTGCATGGGTGGTTGCTATTGGTATTCCTACTTCATTTTTTATTGCACTCATTGCGGCAAATATGATTGGTTATTCACTCAATATGTTGACATTACTTGGGGCACTGATTGCGTTAGGCATGTTGGTAGATGAGGCAATTGTTGTTGCAGAGAATATCTATCGTCATCTTGAGATGGGAAAAAGTCCCAAAGAGGCAGCAATAGATGGAGCAACAGAGATGTTTCCTGCAGTACTAACTGCAACACTCACGACAGTCTTTGCTTTTTTGCCACTACTCATTATGAGTGGAAAAATGGGTATGTTTATGCAGGTACTGCCAGTGATGATCTCTATTTTATTATTAAGTTCACTCTTTGAAGCATTCTATTTCCTGCCACTGCATGCCAAAGAGTTTTTTAATATTGGAAATATGAATAATCTTAATAAAAAGAAAGGTTTTTGGAAACAGTTTGTTGATGGCTATAAAGCACTTCTTGCACGGTTGCTATATACCAAATGGAAGTCACTATTTTTATTGGTACTTTTTATTGTATTTGCTACTATTGGAATCGTAAAGGTCACTAGGTTTCAGCTCTTTCCTGAGTTTGATGCACAGCAGGTTTATATTAGTGGAAAGATAAATATTAATCATAATCTTTATGAGACAGAAGCTTATATTGTTCGTATAGAGAAGAAACTTCTCAAAATACTAAATAAAAATGATGTTGATTCTATAACATCCGTTATTGGTTTTAAATTTAACCCAGACTCCAGTTTTGAAACTGGGGACAATCTTTTTCAGATATTTGTTAACCTGCATGAAAAGACACCAGAGAGCTTTTTTGGTAAATATATCAACCCTCTACTTTCTTTAGAGTATGATGATAGCGATATGATTCGAAAGCGCAAAGCACAGGAGATTGCAAAAGAGATTCAAAAAGAGGTCATAGATCCACTTAAAAAGAGAATAGTTGATGGAAAACTACTTTATGAGGAGTTTAATGTCTATGTCCAACAAGCAGGAATTGTTAGTCATGATATTGAGATAGGCTTCAGTGCAGACAGCTCTAAAAAAATGCTTGATGCGCTCCATACTGTAGAACAAAACCTTTCTAGCATGGATGGTGTAGAAGATGTCTTCACCAATGCCAACGAAGGAGAGCGTGAGTTAAAATTGAGAGTAAATGTGTATGGACAACAACTTGGTTTTACGGAGACCTATGTTGTCAATACGCTTCGTGGTGCTTTTTTAAAAAAGAAACAAGCTAAGATGTTTAATAGTGAAGGCTTGATGCATATCAAGATAGAAGATGTTTCTAAAAAGAGTAGTAAGGATATAGCAAATTTTAGACTAACGACTCCAGACAAGAAACAGGCAGTACGACTTGGTGATATTTGTGATTTTTACTACCAAAAGAGTTTTGTTAAAATATTTAAAGAAGATGGAGACAAAGTACGATCTCTCTTTGCCCATATCAATAAGCAGATAGCCACACCTACAGAGATCATGATGAAACTCTCCTCTGTCCTTAAAAAAGTGGAGAAAAATGGTGTTAAGGTGATTATCAAAGGAGAAGAGAAAGAGAATAAAAAACTACAAAAAGAGATGATACAAGCAGCAATGATCGCCACTTTTCTCATTTTTATCATACTGGTGTGGATGTTTGACTCTTTGGTTTTTCCCTTGCTTATTCTCTCTACAATTCCACTTTCAATTCTAGGAGCACTCACAGGAACAAAACTGATGGGAATTCATATGACGCTTCCTGGGGTAATGGGTATTATTGGTTTGGCGGGTGTGGTAGTAAATGATGGATTGATTATGCTCGATTTTATTAAAAATAGTAGAGATTATGACACATTGGTGCAAAAAGCTGGTATGCGGTTACGTCCGATTATTCTGACTTCTGTGACAACCGTTTTGGGACTCTCTTCATTGATTTTCTTTGCCAGTGGTCAAGCACTTATTCTTCAACCAATGGCAATCTCTCTTGGTTTTGGTGTTGCATGGGGGACAGTACTCAATCTTTTCTATGTACCGTTGATGTATGCTGTTATCTATAAGGTTTCGGCAAAGAGTACAATGGAACGTTAG
- a CDS encoding polyprenyl synthetase family protein yields MLNAVERKISQFIIELDDKEVTALYMSLPHGKRLRAKLILNIAGGSLSVIKTAAVVEMIHAASLLHDDVIDNANMRRAKPSLNAIYGNKTAIMFGDILYSKGFFELNNISPKIAKLISNAVTQLSLGELKDVSLSKTFNTNKDIYFEMIYQKTASLIEASAGAAAVLAGKPEEPFMTYGRNLGLAFQMIDDLLDITQDSTILGKPALHDFVEGKTTLPYIYLYEVLDEAGKEKLQKMHARSLKKEELDWLKREFETHQILSRCYTQAKTLIDEAVESMYQLGEDTLCKIAIEMIDREF; encoded by the coding sequence ATGCTCAATGCTGTTGAGAGAAAGATTAGTCAGTTTATTATAGAGCTTGATGATAAAGAGGTTACAGCGCTTTATATGAGCCTTCCTCATGGAAAACGTCTGCGTGCCAAGCTTATTTTAAACATAGCAGGTGGTTCACTGTCTGTCATTAAAACAGCTGCAGTAGTAGAGATGATTCATGCGGCAAGCTTGTTGCATGATGATGTAATCGATAATGCCAATATGCGTCGTGCCAAACCTTCACTCAATGCTATTTATGGCAACAAAACAGCCATTATGTTTGGTGATATTCTCTACTCTAAGGGTTTTTTTGAACTCAATAACATTTCACCTAAAATAGCAAAACTCATCTCCAATGCTGTTACGCAGTTGAGTCTTGGAGAGCTTAAAGATGTTTCACTTTCAAAAACATTTAATACCAATAAAGATATCTATTTTGAAATGATCTACCAGAAGACAGCCTCACTCATAGAGGCAAGTGCAGGAGCAGCTGCAGTGTTGGCAGGTAAACCTGAAGAGCCTTTTATGACCTATGGTCGTAATCTTGGTTTGGCATTTCAAATGATCGATGATCTACTTGATATTACACAAGATAGCACCATACTTGGCAAACCGGCACTACATGATTTTGTGGAAGGGAAGACAACACTGCCCTATATTTACCTGTATGAAGTACTCGATGAAGCAGGAAAAGAGAAGCTCCAGAAGATGCATGCACGATCGCTGAAGAAAGAAGAGCTTGACTGGCTAAAAAGAGAGTTTGAGACCCATCAAATACTCTCTAGATGCTACACACAGGCAAAAACACTTATTGATGAAGCGGTCGAGTCAATGTATCAATTGGGAGAAGATACACTTTGTAAGATTGCAATAGAAATGATAGACAGGGAGTTTTAG
- the hemA gene encoding glutamyl-tRNA reductase translates to MYYQAVSFSHKNCDFAMREHLTFSNNEEMQIFLEHLTQFEFIHEAFVISTCNRVEVVLATRDNFASFHSVLGLMAQKSQLNFYDLKRTVKRYDDEEAIEHIFSVVSSLDSLVIGESQITGQVKDAFKFSFQNGTAGRKLNRVVSYAVKCAAKVRNVTNISQNPISIASVAVAQAHKILNDNIQGMKGIVVGAGEMGILATRHLLRVGCDVVLIGRNIEKVKRVAESLGENVKADTMENLPKYINRYRLLFSATSSLEPVITQELIENETLSRHWFDMAIPRDIADIDLPKLQLFRIDDLRSISDENHAMRQEQAIRAQEIVQKYTDEFYTWLRALSVEPVIKQMREHVSVAIEKEIQRALKKGFIPKEYEVNMRKMAQQMFNRFLHDPTQNLRKSSTEKKSANCIEEIKKIFNIDTEHIDFKQYKNDHHAKGYDT, encoded by the coding sequence GTGTACTATCAGGCAGTCAGTTTTTCACACAAAAATTGTGATTTTGCAATGCGAGAACATCTTACCTTCTCCAATAATGAGGAGATGCAAATTTTTCTTGAGCATCTTACACAATTTGAATTTATCCATGAAGCATTTGTAATTTCTACCTGCAATCGTGTGGAAGTGGTACTTGCTACCCGTGATAATTTTGCCAGCTTTCATTCAGTTTTGGGTCTAATGGCACAAAAAAGTCAGTTAAATTTTTATGATCTAAAGCGTACTGTGAAGCGTTATGATGACGAAGAGGCAATAGAGCATATTTTTTCAGTAGTCTCTTCTCTTGATTCATTGGTAATAGGAGAGTCTCAGATTACCGGACAGGTCAAGGATGCATTTAAATTTTCCTTTCAAAATGGTACAGCGGGTCGAAAACTCAATCGTGTTGTCTCCTATGCAGTCAAATGTGCTGCCAAAGTGCGTAATGTTACCAATATTTCTCAAAACCCTATCTCTATTGCCTCTGTTGCTGTTGCACAGGCACATAAAATACTCAATGATAATATACAGGGCATGAAGGGCATCGTGGTAGGTGCTGGTGAAATGGGCATACTTGCTACTAGACATTTGCTAAGGGTTGGATGTGATGTTGTGCTTATTGGTCGCAACATTGAAAAGGTGAAAAGGGTAGCAGAGTCACTTGGAGAGAATGTGAAGGCAGATACAATGGAAAACCTTCCAAAGTATATCAATCGATACCGCCTTCTCTTCTCTGCCACCTCTTCTCTTGAACCAGTTATTACACAAGAGCTTATAGAGAATGAAACACTGTCTAGGCACTGGTTTGATATGGCGATCCCTAGAGATATTGCCGACATAGACCTTCCAAAATTACAACTTTTCCGCATAGATGATCTACGTTCAATTTCTGATGAGAACCATGCTATGCGTCAGGAGCAAGCAATACGGGCACAGGAGATTGTACAAAAATATACAGATGAATTTTATACATGGCTAAGAGCCCTCTCCGTTGAGCCAGTTATTAAACAAATGAGGGAGCATGTCTCTGTTGCTATTGAAAAGGAGATACAGCGGGCACTGAAAAAAGGTTTTATTCCCAAAGAGTATGAAGTCAATATGCGCAAGATGGCACAGCAGATGTTTAATAGATTTCTACATGATCCAACCCAGAATTTACGCAAGTCATCAACTGAGAAGAAGAGTGCCAATTGCATAGAAGAGATTAAGAAGATATTCAATATTGATACTGAGCATATTGATTTTAAACAGTATAAAAATGACCACCATGCTAAAGGATACGACACGTGA
- a CDS encoding proline--tRNA ligase — translation MRFSKLLISTTKETPSDAILSSHIFLIRAGFIQSVGGSGLYNFLPLGKRVLDKVRNIVKEELDRAGCQEVGLSFVTPAQLWQESGRFEKYGKELLRFKDRKENHFVLGPTHEEMMVNLVRQSVKSYKQLPLNLYQINLKFRDEIRPRFGLMRGREFLMKDGYSFHDSQKDMKREFDLMEETYKKIFDRLGLTFRVVEADSGAIGGSGSKEFMVLADSGEDTIVICNSCDYGANIEAAVCKKQVCEAPIPTLENEKVHTPDTTTIEALADFFKVSSYYLVKTVAMRAMYNEGKSKIVLFALRGSDELQEVKACNAVDANNLVDVNEEELTEVGLVAGYMSPLNVSKDVHVVLDERLKGAMNMICGANERGYHLTGVSFEGIEANFSDLVAVQEDDTCVKCDGKLRYSKGIEVGHIFQLGTRYSEPLGCTFLNEHGKVKPMEMGTYGIGVSRLLAAIIEQHHDEKGCIWTEASAPFHLHIIVSNIKDETQLALGEKLYEAMQAKGVEVLFDDRKDRFGVKMKDYELIGIPNAVVIGKKLSDGFVEFITRDGLVKEEIVADEIVTTIEEKLCS, via the coding sequence GTGAGATTTTCCAAATTATTAATATCTACCACCAAAGAGACTCCCAGTGATGCAATACTTTCAAGCCATATTTTTCTTATTCGTGCAGGCTTTATTCAATCAGTTGGCGGTAGTGGGCTCTACAACTTTTTACCACTAGGCAAACGTGTACTTGACAAGGTACGCAATATTGTTAAAGAAGAGCTTGATAGGGCAGGTTGCCAAGAAGTAGGTCTTTCGTTTGTTACCCCTGCACAATTATGGCAGGAAAGTGGACGTTTTGAGAAGTATGGCAAGGAACTATTGCGCTTTAAAGACAGAAAAGAGAATCACTTTGTACTAGGACCAACCCATGAGGAGATGATGGTCAACTTGGTACGTCAAAGTGTCAAAAGCTATAAGCAACTGCCACTCAATCTCTACCAAATAAACCTCAAATTTCGTGATGAAATACGTCCTCGTTTTGGGTTAATGCGTGGCCGTGAGTTTCTTATGAAGGATGGTTATAGTTTTCATGATTCGCAAAAAGATATGAAGCGAGAGTTTGACTTGATGGAAGAGACCTACAAAAAGATATTTGACCGTCTAGGGTTAACATTTCGTGTGGTTGAAGCCGACTCAGGTGCTATTGGCGGTAGTGGCTCTAAAGAGTTCATGGTACTTGCAGATAGCGGAGAGGATACTATTGTTATTTGTAATAGTTGTGATTATGGTGCAAATATTGAAGCAGCAGTATGCAAAAAGCAAGTGTGTGAGGCACCTATACCGACACTGGAAAATGAAAAGGTTCATACTCCCGATACAACAACCATAGAGGCTTTGGCAGATTTTTTTAAGGTATCTTCTTATTATTTGGTCAAAACAGTTGCCATGAGAGCAATGTATAATGAAGGTAAAAGTAAAATAGTTCTCTTTGCACTCAGAGGTTCTGATGAGTTACAGGAGGTAAAAGCCTGCAACGCTGTTGATGCAAATAATCTGGTTGACGTAAATGAAGAGGAGTTAACAGAAGTAGGGTTGGTTGCTGGCTATATGAGTCCTCTTAATGTATCAAAAGATGTACACGTGGTGCTTGATGAGAGACTTAAGGGTGCGATGAATATGATTTGTGGTGCCAATGAGAGAGGGTATCATTTAACGGGGGTGTCATTTGAGGGTATTGAAGCAAATTTTTCCGATCTTGTTGCTGTGCAAGAGGATGATACCTGTGTTAAGTGTGATGGTAAACTACGTTACAGCAAAGGAATTGAAGTAGGACATATTTTTCAACTTGGCACTCGCTATTCTGAACCACTTGGATGTACTTTTCTCAATGAGCATGGCAAGGTGAAACCGATGGAGATGGGTACCTATGGGATTGGTGTGAGTCGGCTTTTAGCTGCCATTATTGAACAGCATCATGATGAAAAAGGGTGCATCTGGACAGAGGCATCTGCACCGTTTCATTTACATATTATTGTTTCAAACATTAAAGACGAAACACAGTTGGCATTGGGCGAGAAACTCTATGAGGCAATGCAAGCAAAGGGTGTTGAGGTACTTTTTGATGACAGAAAAGATCGTTTTGGTGTAAAAATGAAAGACTATGAGCTTATTGGGATTCCTAATGCTGTGGTTATTGGAAAAAAACTTTCTGATGGTTTTGTAGAGTTTATCACCCGTGATGGATTGGTCAAAGAAGAGATTGTGGCTGATGAGATTGTGACTACAATAGAAGAGAAGTTATGCTCTTAG
- a CDS encoding FxsA family protein yields MLLVVLIPYLFLEIYISLDMLEKIGAFWATIWTIATIMIGSGLLKNSPYAIMGNMYSLQMGKLDFQKFQNTTTFYFFGAILLIIPGVFSDFLGIIALLYIVYLQFIATITPEKSNIYQNQKGDDDVIDVEIVNEYTNSHDCIKRK; encoded by the coding sequence ATGCTCTTAGTTGTATTGATTCCCTATCTCTTTTTAGAGATTTATATTTCCTTAGATATGCTTGAGAAAATTGGCGCATTTTGGGCAACCATTTGGACAATTGCAACCATCATGATTGGTTCGGGACTTTTAAAGAATTCTCCTTATGCAATTATGGGCAATATGTACTCTTTGCAAATGGGGAAGCTTGACTTTCAAAAGTTTCAAAATACGACCACATTTTATTTTTTTGGGGCGATTTTACTGATTATTCCTGGGGTATTTAGTGATTTTTTAGGCATTATTGCACTACTTTATATAGTTTATTTACAATTTATTGCTACAATTACTCCCGAGAAATCAAATATATACCAAAATCAAAAAGGAGATGATGATGTCATTGATGTCGAAATTGTTAACGAGTACACTAATAGCCACGATTGCATTAAACGCAAGTAG
- a CDS encoding thioredoxin domain-containing protein, which produces MKNPDVNVSGVKVLETVTRKGLPGWTVLLTTINLSYKKKKIDIPEPMFIKNGLITGSLFRLKDGYSYRDNIKPHVQDDMYNDAHLLFGNKNAKHKLVVFSDPMCPFCRKIVPDIIKAAKKHPNRIALYYYHMPLLQLHPVSGALTAIMHEAQKEGKTDVVEKMYTIGIDAKETDLKKIIAAVKKHTGYEITEEKLKSKELFEAMKTDMDVSMKMMVGGTPAIYVDGEWDREKDKYKRLIK; this is translated from the coding sequence GTGAAAAATCCAGATGTAAATGTAAGTGGTGTTAAGGTTCTTGAGACTGTCACTAGAAAAGGTCTTCCAGGGTGGACTGTTTTGTTAACAACAATAAATCTATCTTACAAGAAGAAGAAAATAGATATTCCTGAGCCCATGTTTATAAAAAATGGGCTCATTACGGGAAGTCTATTTAGACTAAAAGATGGCTATAGCTATCGTGACAATATTAAGCCGCATGTACAAGACGATATGTATAATGATGCTCATTTGCTTTTTGGAAACAAAAATGCAAAACATAAACTTGTTGTCTTTTCTGACCCTATGTGTCCATTCTGTCGAAAGATTGTACCCGATATTATAAAGGCAGCAAAGAAGCATCCTAATAGAATTGCACTCTACTACTACCATATGCCTCTATTGCAACTTCATCCTGTTTCAGGTGCATTGACAGCAATTATGCATGAAGCACAAAAAGAGGGCAAAACAGATGTAGTTGAAAAAATGTATACAATTGGAATTGATGCTAAGGAAACTGATCTGAAAAAGATTATTGCTGCTGTTAAAAAACATACTGGTTATGAGATTACAGAAGAAAAACTAAAAAGTAAAGAGCTTTTTGAGGCAATGAAAACAGATATGGATGTATCCATGAAAATGATGGTTGGTGGTACGCCAGCTATCTATGTTGATGGTGAATGGGATAGAGAGAAAGATAAGTACAAGAGACTCATTAAGTGA
- the hemC gene encoding hydroxymethylbilane synthase, whose protein sequence is MEKLVIATRESALALWQAYHIKQRVEKAFPKVKVILNKMTSKGDQILDKPLALIGGKGHFTKELEDAMLLGEADMAVHSLKDVPTYIPEGLALCAITQRQDQSDVLLSHIYASLDDLPQGATVGTTSLRRRMQLLEHRPDLKVKELRGNVNTRLRKLKEGQYDAIILAYIGLHRLDLLKDIPHVQKLDFFIPPMGQAALGIEIVANNDRVREIAMSLNDEDTFRATKIERDFVAAIGAGCSAPVAVNAKINDENVTVKAMLGYPDGTHIIHKELNAKVNACETLGKELATMMIEEGALNILEKAESIAFKDEMPERL, encoded by the coding sequence GTGGAGAAGCTGGTCATAGCAACAAGAGAGAGTGCATTGGCGCTTTGGCAAGCATACCATATTAAACAAAGAGTAGAAAAAGCATTTCCAAAAGTGAAGGTGATACTTAACAAGATGACCTCCAAAGGAGATCAGATCCTTGACAAACCACTGGCACTGATTGGTGGGAAAGGGCACTTTACCAAAGAGCTTGAAGATGCGATGCTCTTAGGTGAGGCAGATATGGCGGTACATTCTCTCAAAGATGTACCAACCTACATTCCTGAAGGTTTAGCGTTGTGTGCAATTACACAACGTCAAGATCAGAGTGACGTACTGCTGTCACATATCTATGCTTCTTTGGATGACCTTCCTCAGGGTGCCACAGTGGGAACAACTAGCCTTAGGAGACGCATGCAGCTTCTGGAGCATCGTCCCGACCTTAAAGTTAAAGAGCTTAGAGGCAATGTCAATACACGTCTTCGTAAACTTAAAGAGGGGCAGTATGATGCAATCATCCTTGCCTATATTGGGCTACACAGACTTGATTTACTCAAAGATATTCCCCATGTACAAAAGCTAGACTTTTTTATTCCTCCCATGGGGCAGGCAGCACTAGGCATAGAGATTGTAGCAAACAATGATAGGGTTAGAGAGATTGCTATGTCTCTTAATGATGAAGATACTTTTAGAGCTACGAAGATAGAGAGAGATTTTGTTGCTGCCATTGGGGCAGGGTGTTCTGCGCCTGTAGCCGTGAATGCTAAAATCAATGATGAAAATGTTACTGTCAAGGCAATGCTTGGCTACCCAGACGGTACACATATTATACATAAAGAGTTGAATGCAAAGGTGAATGCGTGTGAGACACTAGGCAAGGAGCTTGCGACTATGATGATAGAGGAGGGTGCGCTCAATATCCTCGAAAAAGCAGAGTCTATTGCCTTTAAAGATGAGATGCCGGAGAGGCTATAG